A single region of the Lacerta agilis isolate rLacAgi1 chromosome 9, rLacAgi1.pri, whole genome shotgun sequence genome encodes:
- the GUF1 gene encoding translation factor GUF1, mitochondrial isoform X1 produces the protein MFALMKRALWLAVSLKRSYHAGIFSSLSLGLEKSPGHCVTFLRRFCSETRKDTVDMSLFPVENIRNFSIIAHVDHGKSTLADRLLEITGTIAKTDHNKQVLDKLQVERERGITVKAQTASLVYNHKGTNYLLNLIDTPGHVDFSYEVSRSLSACQGVLLVVDANEGIQAQTVANFYLAFEAQLSIIPVINKIDLKNADPERVENQIETVFDIPKDDCIRISAKLGTNVERILQEVIERIPPPSASTQDPLKALVFDSTFDHFRGVIANIALLGGEVRKGQRIASAHTKKVYEVNEVGILKPNEQPTHKLYAGQVGYLIAGMKEVKEAQIGDTIYLHNQPVEPLPGFKAAKPMVFAGMYPVDQSEYSNLKSAVEKLTLNDSSVSVHRDSSLALGAGWRLGFLGLLHMEVFNQRLEQEYNTSVILTAPTVPYKAVLSSAKLIKEHGEEVITIINPDKFPDKSVVAEYLEPTVLGTIIAPDEYIGKIISLCQTRRAIQKDLVYIDDHRVMMKYFFPLNEIVVDFYDALKSLSSGYASFDYEDAGYQPAELIKMDVLLNGNPVEELVTIVHKDKAYTVGKALCERLKDVIPRQLFEIAIQAVVGKKVIARETVKAFRKNVLAKCYGGDITRKMKLLKQQAEGKKKLRKIGNIEVPKDAFISVLKRQTDK, from the exons ATGTTTGCGCTCATGAAAAGGGCATTATGGCTTGCTGTCAGCCTCAAGAGGTCATATCATGCTGGCATTTTTTCGTCTCTTTCTCTGGGTTTGGAAAAGTCTCCCGGACATTGCGTCACATTCCTCAGGCGATTTTGCTCCGAGACTCGCAAG GATACGGTGGACATGTCATTGTTTCCTGTTGAAAACATTAGAAATTTCAGCATAATAGCTCATGTGGACCATGGGAAAAGTACTCTAGCAGACAGGCTGCTGGAGATAACAG GAACCATTGCCAAAACTGACCATAACAAACAGGTGCTGGATAAATTGCAAGTGGAACGAGAAAGAGGAATCACCGTTAAAGCCCAGACTGCGTCTCTCGTTTATAACCACAAAGGAACAAATTACCTCTTAAATCTCATTGATACACCT GGCCACGTAGATTTTAGCTACGAAGTCTCAAGGTCATTGTCTGCTTGTCAAGGCGTCTTGCTTGTAGTGGATGCAAATGAG gGTATTCAAGCTCAAACAGTTGCGAATTTTTATCTTGCGTTTGAAGCACAGCTGTCAATAATTCCTGTTATAAATAAG ATTGATCTAAAGAATGCAGATCCTGAGAGGGTGGAAAATCAAATTGAAACGGTGTTTGATATCCCCAAAGACGACTGTATTAGG aTTTCTGCTAAGCTGGGAACAAATGTCGAAAGAATACTTCAGGAAGTGATTGAACGAATCCCTCC GCCCAGCGCGAGCACACAGGATCCGTTGAAGGCTTTGGTGTTTGACTCCACCTTTGATCATTTTAGGGGTGTGATTGCCAATATTGCACTATTGGGTGGGGAGGTTCGCAAAGGACAAAGGATAGCATCAGCTCATACGAAAAAGGTTTATGAAGTTAATGAAGTGGGAATTCTGAAACCCAACGAGCAGCCAACGCACAAATT ATATGCCGGCCAGGTTGGCTATCTCATTGCTGGAATGAAAGAGGTCAAAGAAGCCCAAATAGGAGATACAATCTATTTGCATAACCAACCAGTGGAGCCATTGCCCGGGTTTAAGGCGGCAAAACCCATGGTCTTTGCAG GAATGTACCCAGTAGACCAGTCGGAATATAGCAACCTGAAAAGTGCTGTAGAAAAGCTGACTCTTAATGACTCCAGTGTTTCTGTTCATCGTGATAGCAGCCTCGCCTTGGGAGCCGGATGGAG GTTGGGCTTTCTTGGCCTTTTacatatggaagtttttaatcagCGCTTGGAACAAGAATACAACACATCTGTCATTTTGACAGCACCCACCGTACCCTATAAGGCCGTTCTTTCCTCAGCAAAATTGATAAAG GAACATGGAGAAGAGGTGATCACTATAATAAATCCTGACAAGTTTCCCGACAAGTCAGTAGTGGCGGAATACTTGGAGCCTACAGTTTTGGGCACTATCATAGCACCTGATGAATATATTGGAAAAATAATAAGTCTGTGCCAG ACTCGAAGGGCTATTCAGAAGGACCTGGTATACATTGATGACCACAGAGTCATGATGAAATATTTCTTTCCACTGAATGAAATTGTCGTTGACTTCTACGATGCTCTGAAATCCCTCTCATCTGGATATGCCAg TTTTGACTATGAAGATGCCGGATACCAGCCTGCAGAACTTATCAAAATGGATGTTCTTTTAAATGGGAACCCTGTAGAAGAGCTCGTAACTATTGTTCATAA ggacaaaGCATACACTGTTGGGAAAGCTCTGTGTGAACGTTTAAAAGACGTTATCCCAAGACAGCTATTTGAGATAGCTATCCAGGCAGTTGTTGGGAAAAAAGTAATTGCGAGAGAAAC AGTGAAAGCTTTTAGAAAAAACGTCCTGGCAAAATGC TACGGAGGAGATATTACACGGAAAATGAAGCTATTAAAGCAGCAAGCTGAGGGAAAGAAGAAGTTGAGGAAAATCGGAAACATTGAAGTGCCCAAGGATGCCTTCATAAGTGTTCTAAAGAGACAGACTGACAAGTAG
- the GUF1 gene encoding translation factor GUF1, mitochondrial isoform X3 → MFALMKRALWLAVSLKRSYHAGIFSSLSLGLEKSPGHCVTFLRRFCSETRKDTVDMSLFPVENIRNFSIIAHVDHGKSTLADRLLEITGTIAKTDHNKQVLDKLQVERERGITVKAQTASLVYNHKGTNYLLNLIDTPGHVDFSYEVSRSLSACQGVLLVVDANEGIQAQTVANFYLAFEAQLSIIPVINKIDLKNADPERVENQIETVFDIPKDDCIRISAKLGTNVERILQEVIERIPPPSASTQDPLKALVFDSTFDHFRGVIANIALLGGEVRKGQRIASAHTKKVYEVNEVGILKPNEQPTHKLYAGQVGYLIAGMKEVKEAQIGDTIYLHNQPVEPLPGFKAAKPMVFAGMYPVDQSEYSNLKSAVEKLTLNDSSVSVHRDSSLALGAGWRLGFLGLLHMEVFNQRLEQEYNTSVILTAPTVPYKAVLSSAKLIKEHGEEVITIINPDKFPDKSVVAEYLEPTVLGTIIAPDEYIGKIISLCQTRRAIQKDLVYIDDHRVMMKYFFPLNEIVVDFYDALKSLSSGYARDKAYTVGKALCERLKDVIPRQLFEIAIQAVVGKKVIARETVKAFRKNVLAKCYGGDITRKMKLLKQQAEGKKKLRKIGNIEVPKDAFISVLKRQTDK, encoded by the exons ATGTTTGCGCTCATGAAAAGGGCATTATGGCTTGCTGTCAGCCTCAAGAGGTCATATCATGCTGGCATTTTTTCGTCTCTTTCTCTGGGTTTGGAAAAGTCTCCCGGACATTGCGTCACATTCCTCAGGCGATTTTGCTCCGAGACTCGCAAG GATACGGTGGACATGTCATTGTTTCCTGTTGAAAACATTAGAAATTTCAGCATAATAGCTCATGTGGACCATGGGAAAAGTACTCTAGCAGACAGGCTGCTGGAGATAACAG GAACCATTGCCAAAACTGACCATAACAAACAGGTGCTGGATAAATTGCAAGTGGAACGAGAAAGAGGAATCACCGTTAAAGCCCAGACTGCGTCTCTCGTTTATAACCACAAAGGAACAAATTACCTCTTAAATCTCATTGATACACCT GGCCACGTAGATTTTAGCTACGAAGTCTCAAGGTCATTGTCTGCTTGTCAAGGCGTCTTGCTTGTAGTGGATGCAAATGAG gGTATTCAAGCTCAAACAGTTGCGAATTTTTATCTTGCGTTTGAAGCACAGCTGTCAATAATTCCTGTTATAAATAAG ATTGATCTAAAGAATGCAGATCCTGAGAGGGTGGAAAATCAAATTGAAACGGTGTTTGATATCCCCAAAGACGACTGTATTAGG aTTTCTGCTAAGCTGGGAACAAATGTCGAAAGAATACTTCAGGAAGTGATTGAACGAATCCCTCC GCCCAGCGCGAGCACACAGGATCCGTTGAAGGCTTTGGTGTTTGACTCCACCTTTGATCATTTTAGGGGTGTGATTGCCAATATTGCACTATTGGGTGGGGAGGTTCGCAAAGGACAAAGGATAGCATCAGCTCATACGAAAAAGGTTTATGAAGTTAATGAAGTGGGAATTCTGAAACCCAACGAGCAGCCAACGCACAAATT ATATGCCGGCCAGGTTGGCTATCTCATTGCTGGAATGAAAGAGGTCAAAGAAGCCCAAATAGGAGATACAATCTATTTGCATAACCAACCAGTGGAGCCATTGCCCGGGTTTAAGGCGGCAAAACCCATGGTCTTTGCAG GAATGTACCCAGTAGACCAGTCGGAATATAGCAACCTGAAAAGTGCTGTAGAAAAGCTGACTCTTAATGACTCCAGTGTTTCTGTTCATCGTGATAGCAGCCTCGCCTTGGGAGCCGGATGGAG GTTGGGCTTTCTTGGCCTTTTacatatggaagtttttaatcagCGCTTGGAACAAGAATACAACACATCTGTCATTTTGACAGCACCCACCGTACCCTATAAGGCCGTTCTTTCCTCAGCAAAATTGATAAAG GAACATGGAGAAGAGGTGATCACTATAATAAATCCTGACAAGTTTCCCGACAAGTCAGTAGTGGCGGAATACTTGGAGCCTACAGTTTTGGGCACTATCATAGCACCTGATGAATATATTGGAAAAATAATAAGTCTGTGCCAG ACTCGAAGGGCTATTCAGAAGGACCTGGTATACATTGATGACCACAGAGTCATGATGAAATATTTCTTTCCACTGAATGAAATTGTCGTTGACTTCTACGATGCTCTGAAATCCCTCTCATCTGGATATGCCAg ggacaaaGCATACACTGTTGGGAAAGCTCTGTGTGAACGTTTAAAAGACGTTATCCCAAGACAGCTATTTGAGATAGCTATCCAGGCAGTTGTTGGGAAAAAAGTAATTGCGAGAGAAAC AGTGAAAGCTTTTAGAAAAAACGTCCTGGCAAAATGC TACGGAGGAGATATTACACGGAAAATGAAGCTATTAAAGCAGCAAGCTGAGGGAAAGAAGAAGTTGAGGAAAATCGGAAACATTGAAGTGCCCAAGGATGCCTTCATAAGTGTTCTAAAGAGACAGACTGACAAGTAG
- the GUF1 gene encoding translation factor GUF1, mitochondrial isoform X2: MFALMKRALWLAVSLKRSYHAGIFSSLSLGLEKSPGHCVTFLRRFCSETRKDTVDMSLFPVENIRNFSIIAHVDHGKSTLADRLLEITGTIAKTDHNKQVLDKLQVERERGITVKAQTASLVYNHKGTNYLLNLIDTPGHVDFSYEVSRSLSACQGVLLVVDANEIDLKNADPERVENQIETVFDIPKDDCIRISAKLGTNVERILQEVIERIPPPSASTQDPLKALVFDSTFDHFRGVIANIALLGGEVRKGQRIASAHTKKVYEVNEVGILKPNEQPTHKLYAGQVGYLIAGMKEVKEAQIGDTIYLHNQPVEPLPGFKAAKPMVFAGMYPVDQSEYSNLKSAVEKLTLNDSSVSVHRDSSLALGAGWRLGFLGLLHMEVFNQRLEQEYNTSVILTAPTVPYKAVLSSAKLIKEHGEEVITIINPDKFPDKSVVAEYLEPTVLGTIIAPDEYIGKIISLCQTRRAIQKDLVYIDDHRVMMKYFFPLNEIVVDFYDALKSLSSGYASFDYEDAGYQPAELIKMDVLLNGNPVEELVTIVHKDKAYTVGKALCERLKDVIPRQLFEIAIQAVVGKKVIARETVKAFRKNVLAKCYGGDITRKMKLLKQQAEGKKKLRKIGNIEVPKDAFISVLKRQTDK; encoded by the exons ATGTTTGCGCTCATGAAAAGGGCATTATGGCTTGCTGTCAGCCTCAAGAGGTCATATCATGCTGGCATTTTTTCGTCTCTTTCTCTGGGTTTGGAAAAGTCTCCCGGACATTGCGTCACATTCCTCAGGCGATTTTGCTCCGAGACTCGCAAG GATACGGTGGACATGTCATTGTTTCCTGTTGAAAACATTAGAAATTTCAGCATAATAGCTCATGTGGACCATGGGAAAAGTACTCTAGCAGACAGGCTGCTGGAGATAACAG GAACCATTGCCAAAACTGACCATAACAAACAGGTGCTGGATAAATTGCAAGTGGAACGAGAAAGAGGAATCACCGTTAAAGCCCAGACTGCGTCTCTCGTTTATAACCACAAAGGAACAAATTACCTCTTAAATCTCATTGATACACCT GGCCACGTAGATTTTAGCTACGAAGTCTCAAGGTCATTGTCTGCTTGTCAAGGCGTCTTGCTTGTAGTGGATGCAAATGAG ATTGATCTAAAGAATGCAGATCCTGAGAGGGTGGAAAATCAAATTGAAACGGTGTTTGATATCCCCAAAGACGACTGTATTAGG aTTTCTGCTAAGCTGGGAACAAATGTCGAAAGAATACTTCAGGAAGTGATTGAACGAATCCCTCC GCCCAGCGCGAGCACACAGGATCCGTTGAAGGCTTTGGTGTTTGACTCCACCTTTGATCATTTTAGGGGTGTGATTGCCAATATTGCACTATTGGGTGGGGAGGTTCGCAAAGGACAAAGGATAGCATCAGCTCATACGAAAAAGGTTTATGAAGTTAATGAAGTGGGAATTCTGAAACCCAACGAGCAGCCAACGCACAAATT ATATGCCGGCCAGGTTGGCTATCTCATTGCTGGAATGAAAGAGGTCAAAGAAGCCCAAATAGGAGATACAATCTATTTGCATAACCAACCAGTGGAGCCATTGCCCGGGTTTAAGGCGGCAAAACCCATGGTCTTTGCAG GAATGTACCCAGTAGACCAGTCGGAATATAGCAACCTGAAAAGTGCTGTAGAAAAGCTGACTCTTAATGACTCCAGTGTTTCTGTTCATCGTGATAGCAGCCTCGCCTTGGGAGCCGGATGGAG GTTGGGCTTTCTTGGCCTTTTacatatggaagtttttaatcagCGCTTGGAACAAGAATACAACACATCTGTCATTTTGACAGCACCCACCGTACCCTATAAGGCCGTTCTTTCCTCAGCAAAATTGATAAAG GAACATGGAGAAGAGGTGATCACTATAATAAATCCTGACAAGTTTCCCGACAAGTCAGTAGTGGCGGAATACTTGGAGCCTACAGTTTTGGGCACTATCATAGCACCTGATGAATATATTGGAAAAATAATAAGTCTGTGCCAG ACTCGAAGGGCTATTCAGAAGGACCTGGTATACATTGATGACCACAGAGTCATGATGAAATATTTCTTTCCACTGAATGAAATTGTCGTTGACTTCTACGATGCTCTGAAATCCCTCTCATCTGGATATGCCAg TTTTGACTATGAAGATGCCGGATACCAGCCTGCAGAACTTATCAAAATGGATGTTCTTTTAAATGGGAACCCTGTAGAAGAGCTCGTAACTATTGTTCATAA ggacaaaGCATACACTGTTGGGAAAGCTCTGTGTGAACGTTTAAAAGACGTTATCCCAAGACAGCTATTTGAGATAGCTATCCAGGCAGTTGTTGGGAAAAAAGTAATTGCGAGAGAAAC AGTGAAAGCTTTTAGAAAAAACGTCCTGGCAAAATGC TACGGAGGAGATATTACACGGAAAATGAAGCTATTAAAGCAGCAAGCTGAGGGAAAGAAGAAGTTGAGGAAAATCGGAAACATTGAAGTGCCCAAGGATGCCTTCATAAGTGTTCTAAAGAGACAGACTGACAAGTAG